The Anaerolineae bacterium genome includes the window CCCAATATGTAGGGGCGAATCCTTGTGGTCGCCCTGGGCAGGCACAAGACCTGCCCCTACACCACGGAAATTCTGGAAGAACCACAACCATATTGGGCTTCCGTTCTCGGATCGTCTCTATCCCCTCTGCCTCCAAAACGGCTTCCACTTCCCGCTCTGGAACAGCTCGGTGGATCGCTTCCACTTTCAACTCGCAACTGAACTTGCTATCTTCGGCTATTTGCCGTAATCTATATCTCATAAGGTGGCTCCTGGATTACTTTCTGGATTTGTCCTCATCGAAAGTTTACTCCAGTTGCCACCTTTTTGCTTATTTGAATGGTATTGGACCTAAGGCGGCCTTGAGTTTGAAGTAATCCTCAATGAATTCTCGCTGTTCTTGCTGTTTCTCCTCATCGACTTGGCCGGGCACGATACGAGTTTTGATCCGACGATACCCTTTGCGCCGCAGCAGGGCTTGCATGCCCCGCTGACTGTACTCAACCCCGAACCTTTTCTTGACGAACGCCACCACCTGTTTGGCGTAATGATAAGGCTTGCGCTCCAACTCCTTTTCCACCTCGGCCCACTGCTCATCACTCAGAACGCACGCCTGCCCTTTGTAGCCCCACTGCCGCAGCCCGTCGATGCCTTGGGCGATAAAGGTTTTTATCCATCTCTTGAGCGTCCTGATGCCGACCATCAGAATCCGTTGCAACTCTTTTAATTCATAACCACGGACATACAGGATGATGCAGGGCATGCGTTCAGCCATCCGTCGGTCGCCTTCCTGTTTGTACAGAGTTTCAAGGTCTTTGATCTCGCTATCGGTCAAGGTTAAGGGCTCCAGTTCCTTGTTCATTTCGGTTCACCTCCGCGTTTTGAACCTGAGCATAATACCCCGTGTTGCGATTAGGGCAAACTGGAAATTTCAGGGTCGTATGCCGCCGTGGGGTTACCGCGAGCCGGTAGTCCCACGCGAGCACGGTTAGCCGGATTCTTGCGTGGTGAGTAGGTTTTGATAGAATCAGTAGAGCCAAATTTATGAGGTTAAAAACTATTTCGGCTCCCCTCCTGCGGGGTCAGGCCGCAAGATAGGGAGAGAAGTAAAATTCATCCTTGACTCTAGGGTTACCCGAGGTGTTAAACTACAGGCATGTTCCAAATAGGCGAGTTTTCCCGTATAGCAAGCGTGACCATTGATACGCTGCGTCATTATGATGCGCTTGGTTTGTTTAAACCGGCCCAGGTAGACCCGTTCACGGGCTACCGTTACTACACCGCCAAACAATTGCAGCCCCTCAACCGGATCATCGCGCTGAAAGAGGTTGGGTTTTCGTTGGAGGAGATTGCGCACATTCTCCGGGATAAACCCACCGCAGATGAATTGCGTGGCATGCTGAAAGCGCAGTTAGCGCTGGCCGAAAACGCCATAGAGACCGCCCAACTGCGCCGGGAACGAATTCTGGCTCGCCTGAATTATCTCAACCTGGAGGAAAATATGCCTGCCTACGAAGTAACCCTGAAATCTATTGATCCGCTTATTGTGGCGGCCATCCGGGAAATGGTGCCAACAATTGAGCAAGTGCCCCAACGTATCGGCGAAATGCTCCATACCATTGCCGGTTGGATGACGGCCAACCGCCTGTCTTTCGGTTCCCCCATGACCATCTATCATAACGAAAGTTATACCCGCGAGAATGTTGACACCGAGTGTGCCTTTATCATCTGCGGCACAGAAATCCAAAAGATTGCCAGGCCTATGAGTCCGATCATTGTCCGTCAGATGGAAGCCGTTCCGCACGTGGCCGCCACCATTGTGGCCGACAAAAAGAGCGAGAGCTTTAAACTGGCCTACAATACCATTGGCCGGTGGATAGAAGCGCATGGTTATGGCATTGTTGGCCCGCCGCGAGAAGTGTATTATGGCTCTTATGAAGATTATACCACCGAAATTCAGTTTCCGGTTGAAAAGGGGGAACAACGATGAAACCGTCAGCCGATCATCCTTTTCGATCAACGGAAGCAAAAGCGGAATATCTGGCCCGCTATGATGCAGCGGCAAAAGCCTGGCCGATCCCTTCAGAGGGTAAGATGGCAGACACTGCATACGGGCAAACGTTTGTGCGGGTCAGCGGGCCGGTTGGCGCGCCGCCGTTGGTGTTGCTGCCCGGGGCCGGAAGCTGTTCTCTACAGTGGATACCAAACATCGCGGCGTTGTCCGGGCGTTATAGAACCTATGCGGTGGATAGCCTCATCAACACCGGTTGCGTTGGCCGGAGCGTGTACACGCGGGCCATAACCGGCCCGGCTGACGTTGGGCAGTGGCTTGATGAGTTGTTCAATGGACTGGGCCTGGCAGACAACGTCAATCTCCTGGGGGCGTCGTACGGCGGTTGGCCGGCCGGCCGGTATGCGCTGCACGCCCCGGGCCGGCTGAGCAAAATTATTTGGGTGGCCCCGGCCGGCACGGTATTGCCCTTTCGGGCAGGGTACCTTCTGCGGTCCATATTTCTCAACCTGTCGCCTCGCCGTAACACGTATATCCGCTTTTTTAAATGGTGTTTCAAGGACCTGGCCCAAAAGGATATGCAGATGTTGGAAGCCATAGCCGATGAGTTTTTGCTGTCGGCGCGATGTTTTGAGCCGGTGAATCCCCGGCAGTTGCCCGCATTAACGCCACTGACGGATGAAGAATGGCAGCGCATCAACGCGCCCGCGCTCTTCCTGGTCGGTGAAAACGAGGTGCTGTATTCTGCTCAAAAAGCGGTACAGCGGCTCAACAAGGTGGCCCCGCACATACAAACAGACATCATTGCCAATGCCGGCCACGATCTATTGCTTGTGCAGACAGAGCTGGTCAATCAAAAAATAACGGCGTTCCTGGCGCAGCCGTAAGGCTTAAAGAACGCAAGTGTGGGCCTATCAAATAATCTCCGTTGAAACCCTCCCCGCAATTGGCCGTAATCTTCAAATCCGGTTATACTTGAATAGGCTTGGCTTAGGGCTAAGGATTTAATAGCTTCTACATTATTTTAGAGATAAATTCCTCGCCAAATCGGCAAGTTACTGGATGCGCCGGTTGCAGAGGCAGAGGCGCTGTTGGCCCGGCTTGCAGGCCCGGACTCTGAATAAGGCCTCACCCGGCCTCGGAGGACAAATGGAAAACTTATACCGGGTACAAAAAAAGACGTTCCCATTGTTAAGCGGCCAAGGTGGGAAATGGCAAGAGAACCCAAATGATTTGGCTACGAGGCTGCCGCTCTAACAACCCCCTTGCGCCCGAGCTGGTCAAAATTATGCACCGTTCAAGGAGATATGTCTCATTCCTTTTGCTATGGCTGATCTTCACCGCTTGCGCCGGTAACCCACAAGCTACGCCAACGGTTGAGCCGCAAAAAATTCAATTCTCGTCCGGTGGCGTTGCTTCATTGTCCATCCCCTCCTTGAATGGGAATAAAATAGCCATGCGGGTCCAGAAACCGGCAGGAGACGGCCCCTTTCCGGTTCTCATTGGGGTGGCCGGAGGCGATGGGATGTATGCTTTTCAATCAGCACTGCCGGCCCGCCTTCTGGAAAAGGGGATTATCACGGTAGATTTTGCGCCCCAGGGTCGAGGGGAGAGTGAAGGGGAGGATGATCATCATGGCTTGGTGCATCAAGACGATCTGAAGGCTATTGTAGATTTTGTGAGTGGGCTTTCGTTTGTTCAAAAAGATAACATGGGGCTTCTCTCCTAT containing:
- a CDS encoding winged helix-turn-helix domain-containing protein, which gives rise to MNKELEPLTLTDSEIKDLETLYKQEGDRRMAERMPCIILYVRGYELKELQRILMVGIRTLKRWIKTFIAQGIDGLRQWGYKGQACVLSDEQWAEVEKELERKPYHYAKQVVAFVKKRFGVEYSQRGMQALLRRKGYRRIKTRIVPGQVDEEKQQEQREFIEDYFKLKAALGPIPFK
- a CDS encoding MerR family transcriptional regulator, with the protein product MFQIGEFSRIASVTIDTLRHYDALGLFKPAQVDPFTGYRYYTAKQLQPLNRIIALKEVGFSLEEIAHILRDKPTADELRGMLKAQLALAENAIETAQLRRERILARLNYLNLEENMPAYEVTLKSIDPLIVAAIREMVPTIEQVPQRIGEMLHTIAGWMTANRLSFGSPMTIYHNESYTRENVDTECAFIICGTEIQKIARPMSPIIVRQMEAVPHVAATIVADKKSESFKLAYNTIGRWIEAHGYGIVGPPREVYYGSYEDYTTEIQFPVEKGEQR
- a CDS encoding alpha/beta hydrolase, which produces MKPSADHPFRSTEAKAEYLARYDAAAKAWPIPSEGKMADTAYGQTFVRVSGPVGAPPLVLLPGAGSCSLQWIPNIAALSGRYRTYAVDSLINTGCVGRSVYTRAITGPADVGQWLDELFNGLGLADNVNLLGASYGGWPAGRYALHAPGRLSKIIWVAPAGTVLPFRAGYLLRSIFLNLSPRRNTYIRFFKWCFKDLAQKDMQMLEAIADEFLLSARCFEPVNPRQLPALTPLTDEEWQRINAPALFLVGENEVLYSAQKAVQRLNKVAPHIQTDIIANAGHDLLLVQTELVNQKITAFLAQP